From one Rattus norvegicus strain BN/NHsdMcwi chromosome 7, GRCr8, whole genome shotgun sequence genomic stretch:
- the Zfp472 gene encoding zinc finger protein 472 yields MHRKQEMEPVTFEDVAVNFTLGEWTMLDSSQKKLYRDVMKETFMNLISIGKTEEEDNEEYQNPKGSLRTLMVERLCKYHHGNQYGETQRQSPDHVVSEKMPPAVSECERDILIHLPSDMHFKGQTGEKPCQYQEQMEKTLKHKKCWKDFSYSELLWMHKNPPMKQKPHENKEANEASRSFTSDHDYEGTFTEEKSYICKQCGKAWSDSCSLLWHERSHIQEKRHTCKQCGKAFSRPSQLHKHERIHTGEKPYVCTHCGKAFIDRRTCHNHERTHTGVKPFACKQCGKAFLRSCQLLIHERIHTGERPFVCKHCGKAFTYSSACYYHERIHTGEKPCVCKQCGKAFKCSAYLHIHERSHSGEKPYVCKHCGKAFAYATGCHKHERIHTGEKPYMCVQCGKLFTFPRSLHIHERSHSGEKPYVCKQCGKSFTQGTSLRRHERIHTGEKPYVCRQCGKAFIQRDDCYSHERTHTGEKPFMCVQCGKTFTFSKSLQIHEKNHTGEKPYICKQCGKAFTCSTYLLRHERTHSEKKLSG; encoded by the exons ACTCTAGGAGAGTGGACTATGTTGGATTCCAGTCAGAAGAAGCTCTACAGAGACGTGATGAAGGAGACCTTTATGAACCTGATCTCCATAG ggaaaacagaagaagaagataATGAAGAGTACCAAAATCCTAAAGGAAGCCTGAG AACTCTGATGGTTGAGAGACTCTGTAAATATCATCATGGTAATCAGTATGGAGAAACGCAACGACAGAGTCCAGACCATGTTGTGAGTGAAAAAATGCCTCCAGCCGTAAGTGAATGTGAGAGAGATATCCTTATTCATTTACCCTCAGACATGCACTTCAAAGGTCAAACTGGGGAGAAACCATGCCAGTATCAGGAACAGATGGAGAAGACTTTGAAACATAAGAAATGTTGGAAGGACTTCAGTTATTCCGAGTTGCTTTGGATGCATAAAAACCCTCCCATGAAACAGAAACCCCACGAAAATAAAGAGGCTAACGAAGCTTCTAGGAGTTTCACCTCCGATCACGATTATGAGGGAACTTTCACTGAAGAGAAATCCTACATTTGTAAACAGTGTGGCAAAGCATGGAGTGATTCCTGTAGCCTTCTCTGGCATGAGAGAAGTCACATTCAAGAGAAGCGTCATACATGTAAGCAGTGTGGAAAAGCATTTAGTCGTCCCTCACAGCTTCACAAACATGAGAGAATCCACACTGGTGAGAAACCTTATGTATGCACACATTGTGGAAAAGCCTTCATTGATCGCAGAACCTGTCACAATCATGAGAGGACTCACACTGGAGTGAAACCCTTTGCCTGTAAgcagtgtgggaaagcctttctTCGTTCCTGCCAACTCCTCATTCATGAAcgaattcacactggagagagaCCTTTTGTATGTAAGCATTGTGGAAAAGCTTTCACCTATTCCAGTGCTTGCTATTATCACGAGagaattcacactggagagaaaccctgtgtctgtAAGCAGTGTGGGAAAGCGTTTAAATGTTCTGCATACCTTCACATACATGAACGATCCCACAGTGGAGAAAAACCCTATGTGTGTAAGCattgtggcaaagcctttgcttATGCCACTGGATGCCACAAACATGAAAGAATTCACACCGGAGAGAAACcgtatatgtgtgtgcagtgtgggaAACTATTCACTTTCCCCAGATCCCTTCACATACATGAGAGGTCTCACAGTGGAGAAAAACCCTATGTATGTAAGCAGTGTGGGAAGTCTTTCACTCAGGGAACTTCTTTGCGAAGACATGAACGaattcacactggagaaaagCCTTATGTATGTAGGCAGTGTGGGAAGGCCTTCATCCAACGTGATGATTGCTACAGTCATGAACGAactcacacaggagagaaaccattCATGTGTGTTCAATGTGGGAAAACATTCACTTTTTCCAAATCTCTTCAGatacatgaaaaaaatcacacaggagagaaaccctatataTGTAAGCAGTGTGGGAAAGCATTTACGTGCTCCACATACCTTCTCAGACATGAAAGAACTCACAGTGAGAAGAAACTCAGTGGGTAA